The DNA window cttctggtaaGTGGACGACCAGCTGAATCTCCTGAGCCTCACCCTGCTGTAAAGCAAATCTGAAAACTGTGACATGTCCCATGCGAGGTCTAAACACTTTCAGTCCACTACATAGTGAGTATGGGTTAGTGGTGATTTCGGACACAGCCCATGTTCTAAGCAACCTTTTTCTCAACCCTGCATAAAGCAGAACGGAGCCTTGTGAGAAATAGATGTACCAAAGAGGTTTTCCTCTCAACTCCAGGACTGTTTTGAATGTACTTTTACATTTAAGCACCTGTTTTAATACCGTTTTTATTCAATTGAATGCTTGTGttctttataataatttattagaCTGTTATTATGTCTGTATGTTGCTTTCTGTACCAATGGGATACTGAATTTCACATAAGTCAGGGCCATAGTTTAACTTTTTTCTTGGTTCTAAGGGACCCTGTAATATATTTCATGTTATGGTTTTGGACAAAACTGACatgaaaatctaaaaacagaGCACCTGTCCTTAGTCTAGCATAAAAGTATATGGTAGTATAATTTTCATTTGAGCCTGGACCATGTGTCACATGTAATGAGTCCTGGTGGTCTGCAGACTCCACTTTAAgagccatccatccattatttatgTCATGGTGCAACGGGGAGCGGCACCAAATCCCAATCCAATTTCGGAAAGAGGCGGGGTCCCTAGACAGGTTGCCCGGTCATCATAGCcgatatataaaaagaaaaaacaccatTCACACTCATGCCTATGGTCGATTTAGGGTCTCCGATTAACCTATACCCCATTTGAAGCTCATTGGACTGTGGGGTTGAAACTGTAGTACCTGGAGAAAATCCATGCAGACACAAGGAGAAAATCCACACAGAAAGTCCCTGACCgaaccgggattcaaaccaagaacctaCTTGCTGTGAAGCTAATATTATAAAATACCTCTGTTCATTTTCCTGATACATTTCCTGATGTATGGTTCCAAATTGAGCTTTAGATAAATGGGAGTTGTAGTCAGACACATTACACAGAGGAAGGGTCGGAAACTGAAGGCAGTAACACAGAAAAGATAAAGCAGTGACGTCACAATAATAGATAATAAATGCAGCTGTCAACTAATGTAAACAGATTATTTTAACAGCGATTGAATTCTCCTCAGTAACTGACTTTTCTTTCAACTCATGAACTTCTGCTTTGACAAAGAACACTGAGGCAGAGAAACAATTACAGCTTTTAAGCATATAACAAGCTTTTAGGCCCATAACGTATACATTCTTTTTGCAGCTGGTGAGTTTTATATGGAATATACTTATTAACAGTCTCAGAAGAGGTGGGAcgatttttttaatcattccAGGCTCCGCTCTGGCTCTCTGTCTCCTTTACACTGTGTTCCACTGGGTGTGTTCTTCAGGGTCACATGGGGTGTACATTGTCCCAGGTGGTTGCCTGTAAGGAGTTGTCCGGGGCAGCAGAGGGGTCGCCCTGGGTGACGGCGAGGGTGGCCTGCTCTGGGAGGAGGCTGGGGTCTGTCAGGATGGCCGTGGTGGTGCTCAGTTGGCGGAGTGATCTCAGAACCACTGATGAGACATGACAAAGACAACTTTCAGATATGGAGAAAGGAAAACACATGGAGGGATGGCATTATGATCAAACTGTTGGTTGAAAATATTGGTTTTACATCACGACTGGACTTACTGGGTCTGAGGGAAGGCAGGGTGCAGTGCTGGTCCAGCCAGGACAGGGTGGATCTATAGAGGTCCTCGGCGCTGGCAGTGGACACCATTGCATTATAGGACTCGAACAGCGGCTCTATGATGACACTGAACTGATGCTGAGTTAAGGAAGGGCCCATAGAAAATGTGAATTCAAGATAAGTGTTAAATAGTGTTTGAATCTAAATATAAAGCTTAATTCCTCCAAAAAAGAATAAAGCCAACAATCTCAATATGTTTTGACTTGGTACTCAATTCTCACTGGTTCTTACTGCAGacataaatctttaaaataatcTCATAAAAATatagtttcattaaaaaaagcacTATTTCCAGATTGATACACATTTGGTGCAGtaggtgcagcagcagatttgtgaatgtggatCAAATAAACTACAGGGACCATAGTCCGGAACATGTTCAGTGCAATGATGTGGCTCACTGatgcatttaaacatttttacctCAACATTGTTCGTCTATTAGTAATTTAGTATTGAACAAaatctactggatggattaccacataacttagtggaaggatgcagtatgggtcagacAAGAACCCGTTCACTCCAGGGTGTTTTTGTCATCTAACAATTTATAACAATTGGATACTGATAAAATCTGGACaatttagggaactgatttctatgagtgtgtataCTTTGATGTGGCCTTATTGTATTACAGGGAGCTGTTAGGCCTGGCGGGGCTATATGCTCTTCTGAGTGATCCCCCAgttttgtattaatattaatataatgttGGTTGTGGTCTTTTCATGTGATTAAAACAAGGAGCTGGTAAATGTTGCTTATCTTGAATCTGAGAGAAAGCATCCTCTTGGAAaacctttgtatttaaataaggACACTTTAAGAGCAGATCAAGAGAAAAGCACAATCTCCAAAGGAACCATCAggaaatatattaatattcatgGAGAAGAAACCCCCTCGAGGTGTTTTtgtgcaacacacaaacatgataaAATCATTATCTAATCTTCTAATCTTGCCTCCAAGATGAGGGCAGCAGTAATGGATTAGGTGATCACTAAGAGAAGAGTTATGTATTACATTTACATAATAATTTTTTAAACCAACGCACACAGTTGTTTTATCTCCCTGACAAGGCCTGGAATGATCATGTGCTTTGTCTGAATTAAAACttcactgaaataataaaacccAAGTTTGGATATTTACCATTCAGTATGTACCGGACCAAAGGCTAAATTTAAGAGGAGATTTTCCCTGccataatttaatttataaacACTATCTTTCTCAGTATCTGTCCAGGTTGGAACAATACTCAGTGTAATAAGCTCATTTGGATTCTTGGATAAAGGTTTTAGGGAACGAGACATAATTTGAAATTCCTCCAAAAGACTGACGAAGCCAAATCAAATGCTGCAGCCAACTACAGTACTGAAACATAAGATGCTCAGGCAGGAACAGAGGGGTACATTTAGTACACAGCGCTTAATTATACTGCTGAATTAGTTTTATGCAGATTAGGTAAGTTTTTAAAGTCATGTCTGTTTTAATTAACTTGCAGATTTACATTCACAGGGATACGATCCAGAACTTCCAGTTTTGCAGAGTCTGCACCCGGACGTACTCTCTGAACTTCTGCCGCATGTGGTCGAAGCGCTGCCGTGTGATGGGCACGCCGGTGGCTGGTAGCTGCTGCTGACATGCactgcacggacacacacacacacacacacacacacacacacacacacacacacacacacacacacagtgagtcaaCAGCCCCCGTaccacaacagacacacactgttcagGATGCATTAGACGAACATATCTGTAACACGACTAGTGAATTTCATTATCACTTTCTTCTAGCAGTTGTAATGACTTCAGCTGATCATTAATTTATATcacatgaatataaaacaatgctTCTATTCGACAGAGTAATAGGGCCGcttaaggagaaaaagaaatcagagatttttaaattaaaattgtaatattacaagaataaagtcataactTCAAGCTATATGTCATGTTAGATGGAGAGCTCAGCCTGTTGTCTGTGTTAAAcggaggaatgtggagcatccTGTCTCGTTGTACTTTGGTATAAGTTTCACATATAACAAAATATCTTTTGTCACAACagcatcacatttcatttcaagtaTCAGGTCTTAGAAAAGATTGTGTAAGAAACGGAGTATTCTGCAAAAGGAACCAGGAGGACATTGCCTCATGAATCTCCGGCGAGCTCTCCCTGCAGCTTTCtcccaaaaatgtattttactttattcttgaaatgtTATTTCATCTCAATTAAGacattattctcataatattataactttgttcttgtaatattacTAAATTATTCTTGAATACTCATATAGCCAAATATATTACAAAATATTTCTTTGTAGAGAGTAAAGTGTTCATCATAACTGCAGAATATCCAACAATCCTAATGGAAATACTTACACTCATATtgatgcacgcacacacacacgcacacacacacacacacagtgtgagagacagtagAAGTCAGGCCGAGCTAAAGGTCTCACTTGATGGCAGAGTTGAGGAGCTGGATTTCCTCTCGGAGTCTCTGAGCCTCCTCGTGCAGCTGAgctctctcctgctgcatctTACCGATGTACTCGCCCGTCTTCTGCAGTGTGGTGGCTTTACTGATCTGCGACGGCACACAGAGGATCACCACGTCAGCCATACTGAGCACCACAGTTAGTCACAAATACTAAATATATCTGCGGTTACATTCTTAATAATAAGGTCTGTTATCATCTGCATTCATTCAAGTTGTCCTGTTCAACTCTGCATCAGCTCCACGCAGTGTGGCCTCCACCTCTCAGCACATCTCCACAGTATCTATGCAGCGGCACATCTTTTCACAGTACCTTTATGCTTGGCTGAGAGCTGAGTGTTGTCACAAGGTTATGTAAAGTGTCAAATCCCAGTTTGATGTTGAAACGCCTCTTCTGCTCTGCTGAGATGTGAGTTATCCTCCTGGTCTCGGTTTGCTGCAGACATCATTTTTAGAAATGTGCACTGAGATTGACGAGCTGGAACAGTTTCTctttacttttcacttttcacataTTTAACATTCAACATGGAAGTTCAATGGCTTCATGTCCTGTTAAACAGCAGCCTGAATGAGATGAGTATGTATTACCTTACTTGACTCTATCTTTCCATGGACTGAGAAGCTTGACTGTGGGGACTCTGGGTTGGAGACTTTGTCCAAAGGGTTTGGTGTTGATGTTCTCCCTGGATGTTCTGCAAAATTaactaaaacaaacagataaaaacgTTTTATTAAAATCATGTGTACATGGATGACTCCTGcaaatgtacattttctttACCATAATCTCTGCTTTGTACTGTGTACCTTAAAATCTGGATAGCAGAGTAATCTGATTTATATTGCTTTCCATCATCTTTTCATCCAATACTATGATTGTTCGTGCTGTGACTTCTACAGTAATCTTTATTCAACCTGACCTTTTGGCTACTTACCCACTCACAATAGAtgagaacacagaggaacaaatATAGATGTGTTGAAAGGTGCCATtatctgtttataaagatggatgacgcatctccattttcctcccactatcctgAAATGAAGCTTAAATATCGCGGATAAGAACACGGCCATTGTGCACTGATaatctggagccagagtctatATGGTAGTGATCAGGGGATAGAGCCACAGTATCAAAATCGTCTCAGCTGTAAATATTgacgtttcaccccatttttatagcctcagataactaattcaaacaaaacataatgGACATATGAACAattgaacaaacatcaatgtgaCAAGAACTATGTTAAATGACAGATGTCatctttgattggatttttgactttttagtttggaaaATATcccctaacatggaggaggcagggtgaCCAATATATATGAcagatactgcagccagccaccagggggcgagtGAGACGTGTGACAGTCATTCATAACACACCACACTGTGTGGTAATTATCCAAAACTCATAAAAGATGGTCAATTGTTatatgattaattaattaatttctaaTCAGTTGATAAGAAAGTTGaataaaagcattttattttttctaaaccAGTAGTCagattatatttttctttctatttatctTTGACAAGCtgattcattatttctttaCAAAATGTGAATCCTAAGtgcatttagaaaataaaagttctgaGGGCCTCACCAGATAAGCTGCTCTTGTCGGTGCCGTAGAGCTGGACAGGAGACAGTTTCTCAGTCTTGGGAATGAGGAGGATTGTGCCGGTATGTGCAGAGCCGTGGGCTAGCAGGGTAGACACCCCCAGGCACCCGGAGGTGCTGGCGTGAGGTCTGCTGTGACCCAGGGCGGCACTCTGGCCGTGCAGAGGCGTCAACACGGACATCCCCACAGGCCAGCCGGCTACCTGCTGCAGCTGCGAAGCTGCTCCTCCAACATGTGCGCTGCGGCTTGACTGCTAAACACACAACCTCTACTTAGGATGATGTTCTACACAATGCCCGTTAGAGGAAGTCAATCAAGCATTTAGCATTTTAGTTTATacatttgatgttttgtttctttctcttggAAAATCATTAAGTTTCATgataatctctttttttttttttacagtaaatcaGTCAAGTGTACCACAGCGCAGATTCAGCACAGATCATTTACACAATAAAGGACAACCCACCAttaacataaaatgaaatacaataaaactatGGACACTTGGGGATGTATAGCcattaataaacaaatataCCTTATATTTTGTTCTTCCCCATCACTGATTCTACCCAACCCATGTGTTCATACGACGAAGTCTTAATCATTATATTACTCCATTCTTTTCCCATTGATATCTAGGATTTTACCAGTTTTCTAATATGAGTCTTACAGACTTGATGAGACCAAATTTTACTAACACTGAATTTGCAATTTGTTGTTTTAGGAATCATTGATCTGTCTGAGGTTGTTTTTTATGCTGTTAAACTCTTTTTTTAGGTGGTTTCTTCTAAATGTAGTCGACCGTTAAAGGCACCTTGTTGCACcttgaggcaaattgtgatgtgtgaatatgggctatacaaatatatacTAATCCATTCAGGGTTAGTTGAACAGCAGGGGTCACTGGAGCACAAAGAATCAAGGTTTCATACCTCTGATCATCTACAGCATTTACAGCTGGTGTCTAAGAACCCAGACGGATCAAATGTGTCCTTGTCTGTTTCTGAAACTTGTTTGAAACAATGTTTGGGAGCAATTCTGTACCATTATGAAAAGCTATAAAGTAAAAATGCTGAAGTTTAAATTGAAGATGACCCCAAACCGAACATAAGAGGTAATACACAGAGTAATGATAAAATACTGGAGTGTAGCTTCAAACTTATCATTTAGATAGGAGAGGGgcataataataaatgttattattattattgttaatataaagattatcattattattatatagcatttcccaaaatgtctaACTATTCCCTTAGGTTGTTTGACGCAGACATGCTGTACCCAGCCACTGACTGTATCAACACAATGTGACAGTCTTACCGTGGAGCTGGGCAatgatgacctctgacctttggcTGTCACTAGAGTTGAGTCCAATCCCAGCGATGGTttccctgaaaacacaaaacccaTACTTCTTTTtcctcacaaaaaaaaacctacttttttttctgattaaCTGATGTTAAAGCCAGAATGTTGTAGTGAGCTGACTCACGTTCCCGGCCACCGGAGAGCAGTTGAGCGAGGCAGCTAGTGGGTGCGGGGGCAATAAACTGGGAGCCAGATGGAGCGATAGAGGGACCAACTATCCTCGCTCCCCCCGTCTTTTTCTTGTGCTTCCCCCTGACCCCAGGGACGGCCACCTGCTTCGGGACTGAGAAGCAGTGGGCTGTGGCGACAGAGGGCAGCGTCGCCTGGAGCGGGTCAGACATGTCGGCAGGGTAACCGAGAGAGTGGCAGGGAGTCTGGGCGTGTGTATCCACCATGAGTGGGAAGCTGTGACCCTGCTGCACAGAGCCCTGGGCCCCCATGGTAGAGGCGGTGTGGGTGATGACAGTGGAGGTCACACTGTTCGTCGTGTAGTTGCCAAACTTGTGGGATGGTGAGTGCAAAAAAGGCATAGTGGCCATAGTGGCCGGCTGCTCGATGCTGGTGGTGAACGCTATAGAAACAGGTGAATTGGGGTACATCTGGTGTCCATATGACATGGCTTCTGATCCGATGCTGGACGAGTGGTATTCGCTGCAGCCCTGGCCTGGCCTTGTCTGGTCCGGCTGAGTATTGGATGAGGACAGCTGAGATAAACTCTCAGAAGACAGATTGGCAAATGCTGTGCTGGATGAGCTCTGGAAAAAACTGCAGTCAGCAAAACCAGTCTGCTCAATGGGCTGGTCCTTGTAGTTCATAAAGATATCTGAGGAAAACACTCACACTGTTAATCTCACATTCTGAACACTGACACTGCTGCGACGAGGGaaattataaaaatacagaaaaaaaagttcttgTCTTGTTGAATTTGAGTCAATGAGAAAAAAGTGCATATTCATCTCAAACCACACAGAATACTACATTTCTGACAATATATTGTCGCCTCACTTGTTTATTAGGGTACAATGGATTCCTGGTTAAATCATATATAATCTATTCTCCAACAGTACCTGTCCAGTTTGGTCCATACTCCTACTACAAACATGGGATGTGTAATGtctaaattaaaatcaattaacaaaatgcctttttttaacaataaaaatcaatttgtGAATAAATAGCACATGCTGTcaactccaccaaggaggttatgttttcattttgtttgtctgtttgtttgttaatttgtcagcaggattaagcaaaaactactcaaccaatttccatgaaatctTTGGGAGGAGCATGACGAAAGGAAGGACAAGTTGAATTCTGGTGCGGATCCGGCTCAGGTGCGGATAcaggacttttttttcactttcactttaatTTCTCAACATTTACTTCATGGaagtgacgcacacacacacacacacacacacacacacacacactgcattacGACAGTGGACTGTAGGATGTATGTGTCTTTCACAAACTTAGTAGTAGCCAGAGGGCTGTTGGATTGCTTCACAAGCAGGCCACAACAACCACAGCCAACGTGCCCCTGAGCTAGGACCTAAACCTCAGCCTGCCTCCTCTGTCCTGTATGAAGCTTCTCTGCTGACTTTGTCTTGCTGCAGGCGAGCTGTTCTGTCTCCAGAGCAGCCTGAggctatataaaaaaacatttcctgccTCTCACAGTCTGGGGGACATATTAACAAGTATTAATTTATAAAAGGATTCAGGAGTCAGTCAGTAgataattcattattttgcactaaaactaaatgtttcaCCACTTGGTTGCAGTGGATCCCTTTCTCTAAAGGATGACAAATGCACAGAAAATACAGCAGAAAGTTCCCTGACTGCTTGCTGAGTTCTCCTCATATGTTTTTAGACTAAAtgacttttaaatgtgtgtgtgtttgtcaatgtCACCTGCGCTCTGATCTGTGGAGCACAGAATTTTTGTTCCCACCTATGCTGTATTATGGGAGGgaaaaaataaagctgaatctaaaccttcacacaaacagaggcaACCTTCAAAATGATGTcagtatattatatatcagAGCTGCTTCCACAGCTCATGAAACAGAGGTCGTCCGGCCCCCCAGAGGGAGATGATACAACTGTCAAAAGCGGTTCCCTGCTTTTGAAATGGTAAATTTAAGAtaatcattttttgtttgtaaagacagtttgattttttttgccCCATCACTCACTGTTGTCCTCTCAGGCACTAACTAATGTGACTttcactctcacaaacacactcaataGAACCCATTCTAAACCAAATCCCTGGTTCAGACGATTTCATGTAGATGTACAGTAGTTGGGTGCTTGGAGCAAGAGGGGGCAAGGACATTAGCCTTGCTCTGCCAAGGATCCCAAAACCTGGATCCACTTGTTTATCCAGATCTGCTTTGgaattgaatgtgttctttCTTTGATCATCCCACATCAAATCTGTCACCAAATCCGCCTTCTTCCACCTCAAAAATATTTCCAGATTCCGGCCCTAACTCCCGTGGCAGAAACCCTCACCCACGCCTTCATCACCTCCTGCTTGGATTACTGAATACAGAACTATGTACAAAACTCCGACGACAGAGTTCTCACCCACACTAAGCCCTGGCAGCACATCACCCCAACCCTCATTCACCTCCACTGGCTCCTGATAAAGGCCCGCATTAACTACAAACTACTTCTCACTTACAAATCTCTCCATGCCCTAGCCTCACTGTATTTAACCGACGTCATCCAAGCCTACACTCCGCTCAGAAGGTTACGATCATCGAACTCAGGTTTGCTCTCCATCCCCAACACCAAACTCCGAACTTTTGGAGACAGAGCCTTCAGTGTCGGAGCCCCCGccctctggaactctctccctGTCGAAATATGCAACGCTGAATCTGTCGAAATCTTCCAAAAACTCCTCAAGCACAACCTCTGCCTTTGGCCTCAGTTAATGCTCCACACTGCTGCaaaaattttttattttttcttttctcttctgtcttttctcttctaTCTTGTCCTTGGGTCCCGTGACAGACGCTTTATAAATTcaagtcattattattattattattattatcctcaACTCGtacacaacatttcatggaaatcaataAAGTAGtagttgccatggtaacaatCATGAAAtcaagatgaaaacacaatctcCTTATCAGATATAACTATTTCCAGTCtaaaatatgtaattttattttgaatatttaagtatatttcttttttctcctcaaccATCAGGTGAGCCCAAGTGATTATCAAACACCCATGAGGTGTCTGGACCCCAAAGTTAAGAATCACTGTTTTAGAGAAGGAAACCTCCCTGCCCATCCCTTTATTTATCCTTTGCCCTATAGTTGGTGTCAGAGCCGGGGGTCACAGTTAAATACATCCTCTTTCACTTCCccctccctcagctcctccctTCTGTTGACCCCCCTTTAACCCCCGTGGGCCAAATAATATACTGCAGACACAGCACATCCACAGAGGAGTGCCATTCGAGGTCAGATTTTTATGATCAGGAAAAACAATTAgctgtacatttatttttaaaaacttaacaccagactattttatttatttaaccaaTTTAATttggaaaataatgaaaacgaaaaaagttttttttctgcagtgtttCTAATTTTATAATCCCTGCAAAAGAAAAGCAATTCTCAGCGCTGACTGAAGTTCACAAACATCAAACTGTGATTAAATGATTAACTCTGCAGGACAAAGATGAGCAGCTGAAACACCATGGATGAGATAAGAAGCTAAATCTGACTGATCTGCTGCCACAACATGTGAAGATACCActggaagacagacagagagtacCTGGTATATCCATGAAATCATCCAGGTTGGGCTGCAGCGGAGTCACCCCTGGCTGCATTATATCAGCATTGCTGGTGTAGGCTGAAGAGGAAGGACAACGAGAtagaaaaaatgtgtgtgagtgcatctGTCAATGTGTCACTAATTTGCTTTCTTGCAGAGAGGCAGATGAAAAGATCATTATCGATCTCTAATGTCTGTCCTTTTCATCACAGTGACAAGACAAAGTCTGTGAAGCATTCCTCACTCTAGTCGaaggttaagggcagaggatgtcgcacctcgTTTAACCCCATGAGGCAAACTCGGATTTTTGAATATAGCCTATAagaataaaatttgattgattagattgattaattgatttagaATAACCTGTTTTTCTCCATTAACTGGTTGCTGTGAACTAGCCTGCATTTAACTTTCATTGTGCTGGTGACATATTAGGTGAACTCTTTGATTTATTAACTGGTCgttgttttctgcagctgcGGATCAGACCTGAACAATGTCAATTATTCCCACCCACATGCTTCAGCTCAGACATGTTCTTGAGATGTCTCCTGTAAACTCTTGATGCCTTAGTGCCTCGGCCACTCTAACAGGTGAGTTTTCTGTTTTACGTCAGTGTTCGGGGtcattttcctgctgcatcACCAGCTGACAACCAGTGGAAGGTGGTGATGCAGCAGGTAATTATCTTCATGACCCTGACAAGAAGATAAGTAAATATGATACACAGATACATTTGCACATCAGCTCCTCAGTCATGATGCTACCTTCACTGTGCTTCATGTTAGCATTAGTGTTATTAATAGATTTGTAAAGAGTTTATTGCTAAATGTAACTTTAAATTAAGGTctgatcaaattaaataaatataataaaagttaCTCTACtcaaaaagagtaaaaacagaaaGTTGCTGTGTATTTGTTGACTATTTCTCGGTGGTTTAGTTGAAATTGAGGATGATAAATGTACATAGTTTACTTTTTTTGTGTCTTAACGCTGGACTACGCTAACCTCTCCTGGCTGTGATCTTACATTGAATGAACAGTTATAGAATGAGTCTGGTATCAGTTAtctcagaaagaaaacaaatatattaataaaataatgaatataaatagaaaacaaataaaaaaaactcccttAAATAGTCATGACTAAATAAGCAACAACCAAATGTATCACTGCAAAAATCTAAAGATTTTTCAGGGCTGTATGTTTGTGATTTGATCAGATTTGTTTGAATTAGAGAATTTATCACAGAACTGtattcaaaaatacaaaatcctGATTGGTGCCTGCAGCATTATATGTCCTCACTAAATGCAGAAgtcatttttttgaaaataataatttttacaaGCTTTAAAACATAAAGTATAACTAACAGTATCACTGTATATCCAAAGATTGGAAATTCACATCTCATTATATATCATTCTATATtgcatacatacagtatatgtgatCTATCCTTTACATTATATTTGAGGCTGGGGGCAAAGTCACAGTGTAATGACTACTTACTGTCGTGCTGGTCGCTGTCCCAGGCGCATGGTTTTTGCGTCATGGTGAACAGGGTGTCAGAGATGTCAGACAGAAGGCAGTCCAGGTCAAACATGTGGGCCGCCACCGGAGCTGCCTCAGGCTCCTGGTACATCTGATTGTTCCATTTGTCCAGCTTGGCCTGGCCGATCTGACCCTGCAGCACATCAGCCACAGAGAACAACAGTCAATGTCTGATCCATCCATCAGAGGGCGCCCTGCACACAGGTCTGCGAAGGCCTGAATGCAGAATAGTGCATTGATGGAATTTAGCCCCACCTGAATACATCCAGCATTAatggtaaaaacaaaaatgtaataatacacACCCAACTCCCTTCgtatttaaaatgaatggaTCCAGTtactaaaatacaaatatctaaaCAGCAAGCCCAATTGAATCCACATACAAAATTACATACATATAGCATATTGGATCAATGTATCCATTATCAAATCCAGCCAGCCAAACAGCAATTCAGTCCAATGGTCTGTTCTCTTCTCTAAACCCAGTTAACGAAACTCACAGAGAATGAAGCTCTTGACTCAGGTTTTTCCCTCAGTTTTGGAAGTGTGGCGCTACATTTATAGGGAAGCCCAGACGGAGGCGTGAACAGTTTTGATTACGTCTTAGCACACGACATACCCGCtggtaatttatttattcacccCTCGATTATTTTTCTTTGCGGGAGAATATAAGTGAAAACCAGCAGAAATGAGGTAAGATTGCTGTG is part of the Paralichthys olivaceus isolate ysfri-2021 chromosome 15, ASM2471397v2, whole genome shotgun sequence genome and encodes:
- the LOC109628340 gene encoding carbohydrate-responsive element-binding protein isoform X2, coding for MMAGKGQSQLHDPWESDPEPEVGPARAAPSTRSFPLIQVIHSGHFMVSSPHTDPEPRRRESGESLRYDFDTVNRTWCQTYRYRSGSLSIDPTLTRLFECMSLAYSGKIVSPKWKSFKGLRLLWRDKIRLNNAIWRGWYIQYGERKKSSVCGFVTPLEGSEGDAHRKPQAIVLEGSYWKRRIEVVIREYHKWRIYYKKRLQKKKDDILSMLQEGQIGQAKLDKWNNQMYQEPEAAPVAAHMFDLDCLLSDISDTLFTMTQKPCAWDSDQHDTYTSNADIMQPGVTPLQPNLDDFMDIPDIFMNYKDQPIEQTGFADCSFFQSSSSTAFANLSSESLSQLSSSNTQPDQTRPGQGCSEYHSSSIGSEAMSYGHQMYPNSPVSIAFTTSIEQPATMATMPFLHSPSHKFGNYTTNSVTSTVITHTASTMGAQGSVQQGHSFPLMVDTHAQTPCHSLGYPADMSDPLQATLPSVATAHCFSVPKQVAVPGVRGKHKKKTGGARIVGPSIAPSGSQFIAPAPTSCLAQLLSGGRERKPSLGLDSTLVTAKGQRSSLPSSTSSRSAHVGGAASQLQQVAGWPVGMSVLTPLHGQSAALGHSRPHASTSGCLGVSTLLAHGSAHTGTILLIPKTEKLSPVQLYGTDKSSLSVNFAEHPGRTSTPNPLDKVSNPESPQSSFSVHGKIESSKQTETRRITHISAEQKRRFNIKLGFDTLHNLVTTLSSQPSIKISKATTLQKTGEYIGKMQQERAQLHEEAQRLREEIQLLNSAINACQQQLPATGVPITRQRFDHMRQKFREYVRVQTLQNWKFWIFSVIIEPLFESYNAMVSTASAEDLYRSTLSWLDQHCTLPSLRPMVLRSLRQLSTTTAILTDPSLLPEQATLAVTQGDPSAAPDNSLQATTWDNVHPM
- the LOC109628340 gene encoding carbohydrate-responsive element-binding protein isoform X1, with the translated sequence MMAGKGQSQLHDPWESDPEPEVGPARAAPSTRSFPLIQVIHSGHFMVSSPHTDPEPRRRESGESLRYDFDTVNRTWCQTYRYRSGSLSIDPTLTRLFECMSLAYSGKIVSPKWKSFKGLRLLWRDKIRLNNAIWRGWYIQYGERKKSSVCGFVTPLEGSEGDAHRKPQAIVLEGSYWKRRIEVVIREYHKWRIYYKKRLQKKKDDILSMLQEGQIGQAKLDKWNNQMYQEPEAAPVAAHMFDLDCLLSDISDTLFTMTQKPCAWDSDQHDTYTSNADIMQPGVTPLQPNLDDFMDIPDIFMNYKDQPIEQTGFADCSFFQSSSSTAFANLSSESLSQLSSSNTQPDQTRPGQGCSEYHSSSIGSEAMSYGHQMYPNSPVSIAFTTSIEQPATMATMPFLHSPSHKFGNYTTNSVTSTVITHTASTMGAQGSVQQGHSFPLMVDTHAQTPCHSLGYPADMSDPLQATLPSVATAHCFSVPKQVAVPGVRGKHKKKTGGARIVGPSIAPSGSQFIAPAPTSCLAQLLSGGRERKPSLGLDSTLVTAKGQRSSLPSSTQSSRSAHVGGAASQLQQVAGWPVGMSVLTPLHGQSAALGHSRPHASTSGCLGVSTLLAHGSAHTGTILLIPKTEKLSPVQLYGTDKSSLSVNFAEHPGRTSTPNPLDKVSNPESPQSSFSVHGKIESSKQTETRRITHISAEQKRRFNIKLGFDTLHNLVTTLSSQPSIKISKATTLQKTGEYIGKMQQERAQLHEEAQRLREEIQLLNSAINACQQQLPATGVPITRQRFDHMRQKFREYVRVQTLQNWKFWIFSVIIEPLFESYNAMVSTASAEDLYRSTLSWLDQHCTLPSLRPMVLRSLRQLSTTTAILTDPSLLPEQATLAVTQGDPSAAPDNSLQATTWDNVHPM